The Blattabacterium cuenoti genome includes a region encoding these proteins:
- a CDS encoding HD family phosphohydrolase yields MASFLKFYTYKNIADKILIPIIVVLSLTFFFPKKDIFQYEFSKGKNWTYRDLFSPFGFVVQKNSQDLDLEIKKLREDQKLFFVQNKKIVKNIKKKLKKIKFLKKSKYYSRIVYKTVNTVYKYGYIDFIPEQNKISIIFFQKNKKWIPILCKKIYTYKKVNNIIEKNLLNNNSYRAKIIKRILKKIIVPNFFYNQNYTEFFYHEKIKSISKIKYSFAKGDKIIRNNEIIDENQFQVLSSFKKEYENKVWNKKKDYCLLIGYFFIISMIFTLFILYIFYFQNKIFHNNREMNFLIINIFLISLITIIILKYNSKILYLIPFCVLPISIRAFFNFHLSIIIHLTSILLLSLITPNSFEFTFLQVTTGFLVLLTKKNIYKMANLFIAVGKITITYIITFSSLTLISEGSLEKISLHTFSLFFFNGVLTLFVHPLIFLFEKLLNLTSDISLLELSDTNTPILRLLSQKAPGTLQHVLTVANLAEEAAVSIGAHSLLVRIGSIYHDIGKIKKSKFFIENQHDIINPHERLSPKESAKIILEHVPIGIDLAKKYYLPDSVTDFIRTHHGNSIIHYFYEKQKEKFPNIKVDKKQFQYSGPKPFSKETAIVMIADSVEAASKSIKNPSSKDLENLVENVINKQKKENQFSNADITLKEIEKIKKVLKKKLINIYHTRIEYPNP; encoded by the coding sequence ATGGCTAGCTTCTTAAAGTTTTATACATATAAAAATATTGCAGATAAGATTTTAATCCCAATTATTGTAGTCTTATCATTGACATTTTTTTTCCCAAAAAAAGATATTTTTCAATATGAATTTTCAAAGGGAAAAAATTGGACTTATAGAGATTTATTTTCTCCATTTGGCTTTGTTGTTCAAAAAAATAGTCAAGATTTAGACTTAGAAATAAAAAAATTGAGAGAAGATCAGAAACTATTTTTTGTTCAAAACAAAAAAATAGTTAAAAACATAAAAAAAAAGCTAAAAAAAATTAAATTTCTAAAAAAAAGTAAATATTATTCCAGAATTGTTTATAAAACAGTAAATACTGTGTATAAATATGGATATATAGATTTTATTCCGGAACAGAATAAGATTTCTATAATTTTTTTTCAAAAAAACAAAAAATGGATTCCAATTTTATGCAAAAAAATTTATACTTACAAAAAGGTAAATAATATTATTGAGAAAAATTTATTGAATAATAATAGTTATCGTGCAAAAATTATAAAAAGAATTTTAAAAAAAATTATTGTTCCAAATTTTTTTTATAACCAAAATTATACTGAATTTTTTTATCATGAAAAAATTAAATCTATCAGTAAAATAAAATATTCTTTTGCAAAAGGAGATAAAATTATCAGAAATAATGAAATAATAGATGAAAATCAATTTCAAGTTCTATCTTCTTTCAAAAAAGAATATGAAAATAAAGTATGGAATAAAAAAAAAGATTATTGTCTTCTTATAGGATATTTTTTCATAATTAGTATGATCTTCACTCTATTTATATTATATATTTTTTATTTTCAAAATAAGATATTTCATAATAATAGAGAGATGAATTTTTTAATTATTAATATATTTCTTATCTCATTGATTACTATTATAATTTTAAAATATAATTCCAAAATATTATATTTAATCCCTTTTTGTGTACTTCCTATAAGCATTCGCGCTTTTTTCAATTTTCACTTAAGCATTATTATTCACTTAACAAGTATTTTATTGTTGTCCTTAATTACACCAAATAGTTTTGAATTTACTTTCCTTCAAGTCACTACAGGTTTTTTAGTCTTGTTAACAAAAAAAAACATTTATAAAATGGCGAACCTTTTTATTGCTGTGGGAAAAATAACTATTACTTATATAATTACTTTTAGTTCACTTACTTTAATTAGTGAAGGGTCTTTAGAAAAAATTTCTTTGCATACTTTTTCATTATTCTTTTTTAATGGAGTTTTAACTTTATTTGTTCATCCATTAATATTCCTTTTCGAAAAATTATTAAATCTTACTTCTGATATTTCATTATTAGAATTATCGGACACGAACACTCCTATATTAAGATTATTATCTCAAAAAGCACCAGGAACTTTACAACATGTTTTAACAGTAGCAAATCTTGCAGAAGAAGCAGCTGTTTCTATTGGAGCACATTCATTATTGGTAAGAATAGGATCTATTTATCATGATATAGGAAAAATAAAAAAATCAAAATTTTTTATTGAAAATCAACATGATATAATTAACCCACATGAAAGATTAAGTCCAAAAGAAAGTGCAAAAATTATTTTAGAACATGTTCCAATTGGAATTGATCTAGCAAAAAAATATTATTTGCCTGATTCTGTAACTGATTTTATACGTACACATCATGGAAATAGTATTATTCATTATTTTTACGAAAAACAAAAAGAAAAATTTCCAAATATAAAAGTGGATAAAAAACAATTCCAATATTCTGGTCCTAAGCCTTTTTCCAAAGAAACGGCTATTGTTATGATAGCAGACTCTGTAGAAGCAGCTTCGAAAAGTATTAAAAATCCATCTTCTAAAGATTTGGAAAACTTGGTAGAAAATGTTATTAATAAACAAAAAAAAGAAAATCAGTTTTCTAACGCGGACATCACTTTAAAAGAAATAGAAAAAATAAAAAAAGTTCTTAAAAAAAAACTAATAAATATTTACCATACTAGAATAGAATATCCTAACCCCTAA
- the clpP gene encoding ATP-dependent Clp endopeptidase proteolytic subunit ClpP, whose protein sequence is MDYRKNSKEFMLYATKHKKINSLTIDEYIIQSITPYIVEERKLNVAQMDVFSRLMMDRVIFLGTPIEDQVANIVQAQLLFLQSVDSVKDIQIYINSPGGDVYAGLGIYDTMQIVEPDVATICTGMAASMAAVLLCAGVKNKRSALKHSRIMIHQPIGGTQGQASDIEITVREILKLKKELYEILSKHSEVSIEKIERDSDRDYWMTSKEAKEYGMIDEVLEGKK, encoded by the coding sequence ATGGATTATCGAAAAAATTCAAAAGAATTTATGCTGTATGCAACTAAGCATAAAAAAATTAATAGTTTAACGATAGATGAATATATTATTCAATCAATTACACCTTATATTGTTGAAGAAAGGAAGCTCAATGTAGCACAAATGGATGTTTTTTCTCGTTTAATGATGGATCGAGTTATTTTTTTAGGAACTCCTATAGAAGACCAAGTAGCTAATATAGTACAAGCTCAGTTATTGTTTTTACAGTCTGTAGATTCTGTGAAAGACATCCAAATTTATATTAATTCTCCAGGAGGAGATGTTTATGCAGGATTAGGCATATATGATACAATGCAAATTGTAGAACCCGATGTAGCTACCATTTGTACTGGGATGGCTGCATCTATGGCTGCTGTTTTACTTTGCGCAGGAGTAAAAAATAAAAGATCTGCATTAAAACATTCAAGAATCATGATCCATCAACCTATAGGAGGAACACAAGGACAAGCTTCAGATATTGAAATTACAGTTCGTGAAATTTTAAAGTTGAAAAAAGAACTTTACGAAATTCTATCGAAACATTCGGAAGTCTCTATTGAGAAAATAGAAAGAGACTCAGATAGAGATTATTGGATGACTTCTAAAGAAGCTAAAGAATACGGAATGATAGATGAAGTTCTAGAAGGAAAGAAATGA
- a CDS encoding lipopolysaccharide biosynthesis protein: MYKKLAKQTIIYSIGSILPKIINYAFLKFFTVSLKREEFSLYTDMYALSFLVIGFLSFGLENTYFRFLYKKNYNQETIFSTGVIIQLLITSFFLIISVNSIKYLIYIAGYQNHPEYFFMFFLIIFFDTICILPMAWLRANEKPFKHTIINIINILIQSLLIIYMFFCSNNFYIKGSCFSFIFEWINSFTDRTGYIFFANMISSLTNLFLVLPILFKKVIIKKFNKIIAKEMLNYGIPIMLGTIAFSINENLDKILIKRWVSDEINGSYSACYKIASFMSLYIRVFRLGIEPFFFKKSGDSDAKYYYEEINYMFILFGLIFYVLICGNIPMFVGFFIDQKYHFAMSIIPIIMMGNLFLGVYTNLSIFYKIIDKPIVGTYISLIGVLITFLFNMIFILIPNNNFMIPAWGTLASYGCMLIMLYIWGKKNFFKFCKKIRNIIIHFLFAIFLVLVINKKKEMMFRFFFQFLYLIIILFFEKKRLINLIKY, translated from the coding sequence TTGTACAAAAAACTAGCAAAACAAACAATTATCTATTCTATAGGATCAATTTTACCAAAAATTATTAATTATGCTTTTTTAAAATTTTTTACTGTTTCTTTAAAAAGAGAAGAATTTTCTCTTTATACAGATATGTATGCTTTATCTTTTCTAGTTATAGGGTTTCTTTCTTTTGGATTAGAAAATACTTATTTTAGATTTTTATATAAAAAAAATTATAACCAAGAAACTATTTTTTCAACGGGTGTTATAATACAATTATTAATTACTTCTTTTTTTTTAATTATTTCTGTTAATTCAATCAAATATTTAATTTATATCGCTGGATATCAAAATCATCCAGAATATTTTTTTATGTTTTTCTTAATCATATTTTTTGATACGATTTGTATTCTTCCTATGGCTTGGCTTCGTGCGAATGAAAAACCATTCAAACATACCATTATAAATATAATAAATATACTCATCCAATCGCTTTTAATAATATATATGTTTTTTTGTTCTAACAATTTTTACATCAAAGGGTCTTGTTTCTCTTTTATTTTTGAATGGATAAATTCGTTCACAGATAGAACTGGTTATATATTTTTTGCAAATATGATATCATCCTTAACTAATTTATTTTTAGTCCTTCCTATTCTTTTCAAAAAAGTAATTATAAAAAAATTTAACAAAATTATTGCCAAAGAAATGTTAAATTATGGAATTCCTATTATGTTAGGAACTATTGCTTTTTCCATTAATGAAAATCTTGATAAAATTTTGATCAAAAGATGGGTTTCAGATGAAATTAACGGATCTTATTCTGCCTGTTATAAAATAGCATCTTTTATGAGTTTGTATATCAGAGTTTTTCGATTGGGAATCGAACCTTTTTTTTTTAAAAAATCCGGAGATTCTGATGCAAAATATTATTATGAAGAAATTAATTATATGTTTATTCTTTTCGGATTAATTTTTTATGTATTAATATGTGGAAATATCCCCATGTTTGTGGGATTTTTTATTGATCAAAAATATCACTTTGCAATGTCCATTATTCCTATAATAATGATGGGAAATTTATTTTTAGGAGTTTATACGAATCTATCCATATTTTATAAGATAATAGATAAACCTATTGTAGGGACCTATATCTCCTTAATAGGAGTATTAATCACTTTTTTATTTAACATGATTTTTATTTTAATTCCTAATAATAATTTTATGATTCCCGCTTGGGGGACTTTAGCATCGTATGGATGCATGTTAATCATGTTGTACATTTGGGGGAAAAAAAATTTTTTTAAATTTTGTAAAAAAATAAGAAATATCATAATTCATTTTTTATTTGCAATTTTTTTAGTTCTTGTGATCAATAAAAAGAAAGAAATGATGTTTAGATTTTTTTTTCAATTCCTGTATTTGATAATTATTTTATTTTTTGAAAAAAAAAGATTGATTAATTTAATCAAATATTAA
- a CDS encoding dCTP deaminase/dUTPase family protein, whose product MIKNGYQLTLIANIEKSISINFLERKLISTGIFIQFPKTIKYHFFLKKKFIEAICVIHITKNKKKTVLCQEIKMIITNVFFETMKIRSNEKLAVLNIFQGPQIKWKKCSILNTSMRGCNSFGSTGI is encoded by the coding sequence GTGATAAAAAATGGATACCAATTAACTTTAATTGCCAATATAGAAAAATCTATTTCTATTAATTTTCTAGAAAGAAAATTGATATCAACAGGCATTTTTATTCAATTTCCTAAAACAATTAAGTATCATTTTTTTTTGAAAAAAAAATTTATTGAAGCAATTTGCGTCATTCATATTACAAAAAATAAAAAAAAAACGGTTTTATGTCAAGAAATTAAAATGATTATAACAAACGTTTTTTTTGAAACTATGAAAATTAGATCCAATGAAAAACTAGCTGTATTAAACATATTTCAAGGGCCCCAAATAAAATGGAAAAAATGTTCTATTTTAAATACAAGTATGAGAGGATGCAATAGTTTTGGAAGTACTGGTATATGA
- a CDS encoding sugar nucleotidyltransferase, which produces MKIIIPMAGKGLRLHPHTLSTPKPLIHIAGKTVLRRLLESLSEVIKIFSVKEIVFIIGNYGENIEKKLIKLANEIGVRPIIYYQITPLGTADALLRAKNSLNGGPIIIVFSDTLFYNTSLEKEITNKVDNIIWTKKVKNPHLFGVVKCDSSEIITHFIEKPNNYVSNLAIIGLYYFRDSLFLRKELQFLDKKIRNEQEYQLTSVLENMRKKGEKFISKQVQEWMDFGNKKRTISSNSKILSIEHKHSQLIHEKAIIRDSLIIKPCSIGKNTSIENSIIGPYVSIGKNTKIKNSNIRRSLIQDDTKIQYANLHNSMIGNHIYYIGKAKEVSLGDYSVFN; this is translated from the coding sequence ATGAAAATTATAATTCCTATGGCTGGAAAAGGATTGCGTTTGCATCCGCACACTTTAAGTACTCCGAAACCATTAATTCATATAGCAGGAAAAACAGTTTTGAGAAGATTATTGGAAAGTTTATCCGAAGTTATAAAAATCTTTTCTGTGAAAGAAATTGTTTTCATTATAGGAAATTACGGAGAAAATATTGAAAAAAAATTAATCAAATTAGCTAATGAAATAGGAGTTCGTCCTATAATCTATTATCAAATCACTCCACTGGGGACGGCAGACGCCTTGTTAAGGGCTAAAAATTCATTGAATGGAGGTCCGATAATCATTGTTTTTTCCGATACTTTATTTTATAACACTTCTTTAGAAAAGGAAATTACTAACAAAGTCGATAACATTATATGGACAAAAAAAGTTAAAAATCCTCATTTATTTGGAGTGGTAAAATGTGATTCTTCGGAAATTATTACTCATTTTATAGAAAAGCCCAATAATTATGTTTCTAATCTAGCAATCATCGGTCTTTATTATTTTAGAGATAGTCTTTTTTTAAGAAAAGAACTACAATTTTTAGATAAAAAAATCAGAAATGAACAAGAATACCAATTAACATCTGTTTTAGAAAACATGAGAAAAAAGGGAGAAAAATTTATTAGCAAACAAGTTCAAGAATGGATGGATTTTGGAAATAAAAAAAGGACTATTTCTTCTAATTCAAAAATTTTGTCTATAGAACATAAACATTCACAATTGATTCATGAAAAAGCAATCATAAGAGATAGTTTAATTATAAAACCTTGTTCAATCGGAAAAAATACAAGCATTGAGAATAGCATCATAGGCCCTTATGTTTCAATCGGAAAAAATACAAAAATAAAAAATAGTAATATAAGAAGATCTTTGATTCAAGACGATACAAAAATACAATATGCAAATTTGCATAATTCCATGATAGGAAATCACATCTATTATATCGGAAAAGCAAAAGAAGTAAGTTTAGGAGATTATTCTGTTTTCAATTAA
- a CDS encoding Sec-independent protein translocase subunit TatA/TatB has protein sequence MDFISIFLILLGTFGTTEIVVIVILALLLFGGKKIPELMKGLGTGLKEFKKASEGKDSESEEE, from the coding sequence ATGGATTTCATTTCTATTTTTTTAATACTACTTGGAACTTTTGGAACCACAGAAATCGTGGTGATTGTCATTCTTGCACTTTTACTTTTCGGTGGTAAAAAAATACCGGAACTAATGAAAGGATTAGGGACAGGATTGAAAGAATTCAAAAAGGCTTCTGAAGGAAAAGATTCAGAATCTGAAGAAGAATAA
- a CDS encoding lytic transglycosylase domain-containing protein yields the protein MLILKSLIVQSTLKPFWGQKNVVNFHKDFFDKKLDLNNIYTEKLWKKMLAGKKKSLSGKKLSHKKNIVITNIDSEELQLRLNFLNQRSKTKMFKYNSIVHASVESYLRMDKYIGKIISLSDFYFPMFEEKLENYRLPKELKYLAIIESNLNPVITSKAGAQGIWQFMPETGRIYNLNINNIYDERNDPVKSTEAACRYLKFLYKKIGNWELVLAAYNAGPGTVDKILQHHHNRKDFWELWEFFPKETQNYVPKFIAINYVMNYYKEHNIYKYRFSPYKYKYKETLLIPIKETISLKFFAYSLNMSHKDLILLNPQYLVDLIPPGNKFFLRLPKNKVYFLKKNRKT from the coding sequence ATGCTCATATTAAAAAGTTTGATTGTTCAATCTACATTAAAGCCCTTTTGGGGACAAAAAAATGTAGTAAACTTTCATAAAGATTTTTTTGATAAAAAATTAGATTTAAATAACATTTATACAGAAAAATTGTGGAAAAAAATGCTTGCAGGAAAAAAAAAATCTTTATCTGGTAAAAAACTATCTCATAAAAAAAATATTGTTATTACTAATATAGATTCTGAAGAACTTCAATTAAGATTAAATTTTTTGAATCAAAGATCTAAAACTAAGATGTTTAAATACAACAGCATAGTGCATGCTTCTGTAGAAAGTTATCTTCGTATGGATAAATATATAGGAAAAATTATTTCATTGTCAGATTTTTATTTTCCTATGTTTGAAGAAAAACTAGAAAACTATCGTCTTCCAAAAGAATTAAAATATTTAGCTATTATAGAATCAAATTTAAATCCTGTTATCACCTCCAAAGCAGGAGCTCAAGGAATTTGGCAATTTATGCCTGAAACTGGAAGAATATATAATCTCAACATTAATAATATTTATGATGAAAGAAATGATCCTGTTAAATCAACAGAAGCAGCTTGCCGTTATTTAAAATTTCTGTATAAAAAAATAGGAAATTGGGAATTAGTCTTAGCAGCTTATAATGCTGGGCCAGGAACTGTAGATAAAATATTGCAACATCATCATAACAGAAAAGATTTTTGGGAGTTATGGGAATTTTTTCCAAAAGAAACTCAAAATTATGTTCCTAAATTTATTGCCATTAATTATGTCATGAATTACTATAAGGAACACAATATCTACAAATATAGATTCTCTCCCTACAAATATAAATATAAAGAAACACTCCTAATTCCTATTAAAGAAACAATTTCTTTGAAATTTTTTGCCTATAGTTTAAATATGTCTCATAAAGATTTAATTCTTCTAAATCCACAATATCTTGTGGATCTTATTCCTCCTGGAAATAAATTTTTTTTGAGATTACCAAAAAACAAAGTTTACTTTTTAAAAAAAAATAGAAAAACATAA
- the recA gene encoding recombinase RecA: MNEKIEQKRKSLELVLEKMDKIYGKGTVMRMGDSHIGNLEIVSSGSLSLDIALGIKGFPKGRIIEIFGPESSGKTTLALHAINQSQKLGGFASFIDAEHAFDCLYAQKIGVNIKELIISQPDNGEQALEIVDNLIRSGVIDMIVVDSVAALTPRSEIEGEMGDSKIGLQARLMSQALRKLTSSIGKSKSILIFINQLRERIGVYGNPEVTTGGNALKFYSSIRLDIRKGNQIKNGEKILGNRTKVKVVKNKLSPPFKTAEFDIMYGEGISKIGEILDLGVDLGVIKKNASWFSYGDMKLGQGRDSVKEFLKEKKNIINEIQKNIINQYIQK, translated from the coding sequence ATGAACGAAAAAATTGAACAAAAAAGAAAATCCTTAGAACTTGTTCTAGAAAAAATGGATAAAATATATGGGAAAGGAACTGTTATGCGAATGGGAGATTCTCATATAGGAAATTTAGAAATTGTTTCTTCTGGATCGTTAAGCTTAGATATAGCTTTGGGAATAAAAGGATTCCCAAAAGGTCGTATTATTGAAATATTTGGACCGGAATCTTCAGGAAAAACAACTTTAGCATTACATGCAATAAATCAATCTCAAAAATTAGGAGGTTTTGCTAGCTTTATTGATGCTGAACATGCTTTTGATTGTCTTTATGCTCAAAAAATAGGAGTTAACATCAAAGAGTTAATAATATCTCAACCAGATAATGGAGAACAAGCGCTTGAAATAGTAGATAATTTAATTAGATCTGGTGTTATTGATATGATTGTGGTTGATTCTGTGGCCGCTTTAACTCCTAGAAGTGAAATAGAAGGAGAAATGGGAGATTCTAAAATAGGATTACAAGCTAGATTAATGTCTCAAGCTTTGAGAAAGCTAACCTCTAGTATAGGTAAATCAAAAAGCATACTGATATTTATTAATCAATTAAGAGAGAGAATCGGGGTTTATGGAAATCCGGAAGTTACAACAGGCGGAAATGCCTTGAAATTTTATTCATCAATTCGATTAGACATACGAAAAGGAAATCAAATTAAGAATGGAGAAAAAATATTAGGAAATAGAACAAAAGTAAAAGTAGTGAAAAATAAACTTTCTCCTCCTTTTAAAACTGCTGAATTTGATATAATGTATGGTGAAGGAATTTCAAAAATAGGTGAAATCCTGGATTTAGGAGTTGATTTAGGAGTTATTAAAAAAAATGCATCTTGGTTTAGTTATGGAGACATGAAATTAGGTCAAGGAAGAGATTCTGTAAAAGAATTTTTAAAAGAAAAAAAAAACATTATAAATGAAATACAAAAAAATATAATAAATCAATATATTCAAAAATAG
- a CDS encoding MBL fold metallo-hydrolase: MKITFLGTGTSQGVPIIGSKHPVCFSKNPKDKRLRSSVLIEKNKKCFLIDCGPDFRYQMLRNDHERLDAIFITHEHHDHIGGLDDIRPFYFNMNKPIPVYGLRRVLEDLKKRFFYFFSENQKSNISKISMHELDTYKDFFIVEDFKVFPLSIWHGDLSILGFRIENFAYITDASSIPLQTIQQLKELDILVLNVLRKTPKDPSHFTLSKSLDVIQKIRPKKTYLTHISHMIGFHEKIETQLPKNVYLAYDGLIIYET; this comes from the coding sequence ATGAAAATTACTTTTTTAGGAACTGGAACCTCTCAAGGTGTTCCTATTATTGGATCCAAACATCCAGTATGTTTTTCTAAAAATCCAAAAGATAAGAGACTTAGAAGTTCGGTTTTAATTGAGAAAAATAAAAAATGTTTTTTAATCGATTGTGGTCCAGATTTTCGTTATCAAATGTTGCGAAACGATCATGAAAGATTGGATGCTATTTTTATTACACATGAACATCATGATCATATAGGGGGGTTAGATGATATAAGACCTTTTTATTTTAATATGAACAAACCCATCCCTGTTTATGGATTACGTAGAGTTTTAGAGGATTTAAAAAAAAGATTTTTTTATTTCTTTTCAGAAAATCAGAAATCGAATATATCAAAAATATCCATGCATGAGTTAGATACTTATAAAGATTTCTTTATTGTAGAAGATTTTAAAGTTTTTCCTTTATCCATATGGCATGGAGATCTTTCTATTTTAGGTTTTCGTATAGAAAATTTTGCATACATTACAGACGCAAGCAGTATTCCTCTTCAAACAATTCAACAATTAAAAGAATTAGACATTCTAGTTTTAAATGTTTTAAGAAAAACCCCAAAAGATCCTTCTCACTTTACGCTATCCAAATCTTTGGATGTCATTCAAAAAATTCGTCCAAAAAAAACTTATCTAACACACATTAGTCATATGATTGGGTTTCATGAAAAAATCGAAACACAATTACCAAAAAACGTCTACCTGGCTTATGATGGATTAATCATATATGAAACATAA